CAGCATTTTTCATCTGAATGTCTTAAATGCATTGCTTTCCATTCAACCGGAAAAAATCAAAGCCCGCCATGAAGCTGCAGAAATTTTATCGCAGACCATCAAGGAAGAACGGGTGGTTAACTTCCTGCTGAAAAATTTAAAATACAAGAAAGAAAGAGGATTTTACTGGTCAATAAACCTGGATGCACTGGCCCAAAACCTGCCCAACATCCTGGGCGGAATAAAAGAAGATATCCTGGAAAAAGGATTTAACCAGTCGCCGGTAATGTTTATCAAAGGAGGAAATTCAAGTTATATAGGGGAAGCAGATCTTCCCCTGATCAAAAAAGTTTTTCCTTCAGCAGAAATAGAAATTATCCCTGGAGCCAGCCACTGGGTTCATGCCGAAAAGCCTAAGGAATTTTTGAATTACGTTCTGACTTTCCTAAAAAACCAGTAATTAGGAATATTGTTCCATGGAGAAATTCGAAACCGATTGGATATTTTCATCCTCTATCAATGATTCTCCTTTGTACCTAAGGAAAAGCTGAGTGAGAGCCACTACATCCTTTTCGCAATAGGCCGCAATCCTGCCTATATCTTTTTCCTTATA
Above is a window of Bacteroidota bacterium DNA encoding:
- a CDS encoding alpha/beta fold hydrolase, which translates into the protein MNLFFREFGEGLPVIILHGLYGSSDNWLSLGKIMAENYHVYLLDQRNHGKSPHSKIHTYNAMQDDLLEFMDSKKLDKVNLIGHSMGGKTAMYFAIMHPERTASLTVVDIAPRSYQSLNRFSENSIFHLNVLNALLSIQPEKIKARHEAAEILSQTIKEERVVNFLLKNLKYKKERGFYWSINLDALAQNLPNILGGIKEDILEKGFNQSPVMFIKGGNSSYIGEADLPLIKKVFPSAEIEIIPGASHWVHAEKPKEFLNYVLTFLKNQ
- a CDS encoding 3'-5' exonuclease gives rise to the protein DTLELWKFGDYKHYTSLELLTNLFGIPSPKDDIDGSQVADVYYKEKDIGRIAAYCEKDVVALTQLFLRYKGESLIEDENIQSVSNFSMEQYS